Within the Candidatus Eremiobacterota bacterium genome, the region CGCTATTCGCTCGGGCGCCCCGACGGCCGCGTCGATGCCGCGCTGGAGCACGTCGCCGCGGCGTTCGTCGCGGGCGGCCTCAAAGCGCCGGTCGAGCCGAACCTGCGCCAGGAGATTTGGCTGAAGCTGCTCGGCAACGCATCGATCAACCCCATCTCCGCGCTGACGCGGGACACGATCGCCGGCATGCTGCGCGACCCGGAGGTCGAGGCGCTCATCCGCGAGATCATGGAAGAAGTCTGGGCGCTCGCCGCGGCGCTCGGGGTGAACATCCCGGTCTCGATCGACAAGCGCATCGACGGCGCCCGCCGCGTCGGCGAGCACAAGACCTCGATGCTCCAAGACGTGGAGCTGGGCCGCCGGCTCGAGCTCGACGTGCTCCTCGGCGCCGTCGTCGAGCTCGGCGGCGTCCTGAACGTCCCGGTTCCGGCCTCGCGCCACGTCTACGCGCTGACGAGGCTGCTGGACGCGACGCTGAGCGCGCAGCGCGAACGCGCCGCGAGCGCGCTTACTTCAGCGACGCGGTGACGTCGACGCTGCCGATCGTGATGGTGAAGAACTCCAGCAGCTTGAAGACGAGCTTGCACGAGATCGCCGTCGCGGTCTGAGCGCTCGCGCCGGCCGGGAGCACGGCGAAATCGTCGACCTCGGCGCGAATCGTGCCGTTGAACTTCCCGCTGTGGACGGGAAACTCGAGCGACCGGCCGTTGCCGAGCTGCAGCGTTTGCTGCGGCACGTCGGGCGCGTTGATCTGCGCGGAGAACGCCTGCTGCGGATCGGTCAGCGTATTGTCGCGCAGAATCTGCACGTGGATGACGCCGGCGACGGAATGACCCGGGCCGACTGGTACGAGAGCCATGCGGCCGTGTTAGCCGCGCGGTGCGGCGTTCCCCTCAGTCGTACGCCCGGCGGAAGGTCGCGTACATGAACGGATAGTCGTAGTAGAACCAGTTGCGGAACGAGCGGCGGATCAGCGTGCTCGCGGTCACCGGCGAGGCGCCCTTCATCACGTAGTGCATGCCGTCGAAGAAGTCGGCCGAGTACTGCGGGTAGGACGCCATCGGGTGGAAGCCCTCGAACGGGGCGAACGGGGTCGCCGTCCATTCCCAGCCGTTGCCGACCAGATCGTGAACGCCAAACGCGCTCGCGCCCTGCGGCGACGAGCCGACCGGTTCGGGATCGAAACGCCGCCAGCCGAAGTTGCCGTGGCGCTCGGGATCGGGCACAGCGTCGCCCCACGGCTGCGCGCGCTCGTCGCCGTCCGGCGTTCCGTAGGCGGCGCGGTGGTACTCCGCTTCGGTCATCAGCCGCGCGCCGCACCACGCGGCGAACGCCGTCGCCTGCTCCTGCGTGCACCACACCGGCCACGACTTCGGCAGCGGCAGATCTTCGAAGCAGCCGCGCAGCAGCAGCTGGCCGTCGCGCTCGAACCAGTTCGGCGGCAGCGGGCCGCCGTCGCGCACGAACTCCAGGTACTCGCCGTTGGTCACGTCGTACGCGTCGACGTCGAAGGCGCCGACGTCGACCGCGTGCTCGTCGAACTCGTTGTCCCAGCCGAACGGGATCGCGCCGCGGCGCGCGCCGAGCGTTGCGCGGCCGGCCGGAATCTCGATCGGATCGCGCCGCGGCGGCGCGACGTCGCGGTGCTCGAAGCGTGGGCCGCGCTGCTTCTCGCGCGCGAGCCGGTGAACGATGTACGTGAACGTCTCGTGGTGCATCTCTTCGTGCTCGAGGACGTTCCACGCCGCTTCGGCGTGCACGAGGTTCGGCACCGCGGGATCATCGAGCTGCGCGTTCGCGAACGCCTCGAAGATCGCGGCGTCGCACGCATCGGTGAACCGGCGCACCGTCGCGCGGTCCGGCCAAGCTGTGCGCTTGTGTTGCGCCGCCGCGCTCGCGTCGCGCGGATCGATGCCGCGGTTGAACAACTTCTCGAAGTCGGGATCGACCGACGGCCGTTTGAGCGCGTCGCGCACCAGGGTGATGAACGCGAATCCCGGGATGTGCCCGTCGTAGAACACGAACGGGTGCCGCAGCGGGAGCGGCGCTTCCTCGTACGCCTCCGGCGCGATCAACGCGAAGAGCCCGGCCGTGCGGCGGCGGTTGGCGCGGTACCGCGCCGCCATCGCCTCCCGGTCGAGGCGGGCGGGAGCGAGCGTGTCCACGCCCGCGGTTTTACCCGACCGGCGCCGGATTCCCGCGCCGCAGCAGGAAGGCTTCCACCTCGTCGGCCGGCATCGGCCGGCCGTAGAGGAAGCCTTGCACGCGGTCGCACTGTCCCTGGCGGAGGAAGGCGAGCTGCTCGGCGGTCTCGACGCCCTCGGCGCAGACTTCCAAACCCAGGCTGTGCGCCATCCCGATCACGGTGCGCACGATCGTCGCATCGTCGGGCTCGACGAGCAGATCGCGCACGAACGACTTGTCGATCTTCAGCGAGTCGAGCTTGAAGCGGCGCAGGTAGCCGAGCGAAGAGTACCCGGTCCCGAAGTCGTCGACCGCGAGCCGCACGCCGGCGCTGCCCAGCTCCTCGAGGACTTGGCTTGAGAGCGCGGCGTCGCTCATCGCGACCGACTCGGTGATCTCGATCTCGAGATGGTCCGGGCGCAGCCCCGTGCGCGCGAGCATGGTGCGGATCTTCGAAGCGAGCGCGGTGCGGTGGAACTGCCGCGCCGAGAGGTTCACCGCGACGCGCAAGTCCGGGTAGATCGACTGCCACTCGCGGATCTGCCGTGTCGCAGTCTCCAGCACCCAGTCGCCGAGCGCGACGATCAAGCCGCTCATCTCGGCGCTCGGAATGAACTGGTCGGGAGCGATCAGCCCCAGGCGCGGGTGCTGCCAGCGAACCAGCGCTTCGAGCGAGCACAGCCGCTCGTGTTCCAGCTCGAACTGCGGCTGGTAGTGCAGGACGAACTCGTTGCGCTCGAGCGCCTTGCGCAGCGACTTCTCCTGAGAGAGGCGCGTGCGCAGCGACGCGCCGAGCGCCGGCGTGAAGAACTGGTGCGTGTTGCGGCCGCGCTCCTTCGCGCGGTACATCGCCACGTCGGCGTGCTTGATCAGCGTGTCGGCGTCCTCGCCGTCGCTCGGATACAC harbors:
- a CDS encoding 2-dehydropantoate 2-reductase, translating into MRFCVVGAGAIGAYVGAALARGGADVTLIARGPHLAAMRERGGVDVRSERGDFSAQVAASDDMASVGPVDCVVIALKAHQIAPLLPQIRTLLGPRTDVIGMQNGIPWWYFQRLDGPHEGLVLQSVDPGGKLAAAFDPDRVIGCVIYSSTEIQSPGVIRHVEGTRYSLGRPDGRVDAALEHVAAAFVAGGLKAPVEPNLRQEIWLKLLGNASINPISALTRDTIAGMLRDPEVEALIREIMEEVWALAAALGVNIPVSIDKRIDGARRVGEHKTSMLQDVELGRRLELDVLLGAVVELGGVLNVPVPASRHVYALTRLLDATLSAQRERAASALTSATR
- a CDS encoding SUMF1/EgtB/PvdO family nonheme iron enzyme — its product is MDTLAPARLDREAMAARYRANRRRTAGLFALIAPEAYEEAPLPLRHPFVFYDGHIPGFAFITLVRDALKRPSVDPDFEKLFNRGIDPRDASAAAQHKRTAWPDRATVRRFTDACDAAIFEAFANAQLDDPAVPNLVHAEAAWNVLEHEEMHHETFTYIVHRLAREKQRGPRFEHRDVAPPRRDPIEIPAGRATLGARRGAIPFGWDNEFDEHAVDVGAFDVDAYDVTNGEYLEFVRDGGPLPPNWFERDGQLLLRGCFEDLPLPKSWPVWCTQEQATAFAAWCGARLMTEAEYHRAAYGTPDGDERAQPWGDAVPDPERHGNFGWRRFDPEPVGSSPQGASAFGVHDLVGNGWEWTATPFAPFEGFHPMASYPQYSADFFDGMHYVMKGASPVTASTLIRRSFRNWFYYDYPFMYATFRRAYD